One window from the genome of Anopheles merus strain MAF chromosome 3R, AmerM5.1, whole genome shotgun sequence encodes:
- the LOC121597864 gene encoding cytokine receptor, producing MIMNRIVFVVLICWVSCVTSKNRLENAAALGWIIPTEPIYREVNDSFSLQCTLNMRSIEARWSNSSNLMFFQGDVPVPREQVKILNDSTIELVVENAEPHMNFAYTCKVNDTKGVGIRSVYIGHKPREVRDFKCRAPLWDKHMECTFTPDPNSMAATYELVFYFKPVIQNFTCKLETDNETNLTKCIINVDTGYRNVNEKYYFVLTASNHLGTLSQRFIINHFDVVIPHAPIGCVIEDVTSNSAVLKWSKWYKYDGFSRNFICEVKLLSIFDNNVWRTVSNEGLQLNHRVYTLPLRNLPYAATPYDVRIRMRTNSTETDSDLWSNHTSCLFDTLPRKPDMPPEVAIGAFENSNEHHLFIYWRELDDWQHNARSGFHYNITLIDQHGRIVEHLNATGGMIDRHHLVDMNYTFVIKSANPEGMSEQASKVFVPARRHRLDKPSIDKLLSDSGKFTLSWKPPSRIHSPITSYTVFWCNTTSNSPNDCNGSINFTSVAADQTTFVLSDVGSTINFAVAANAGRVSSGMVWAACTATHKTDIGKLKTIWISEMDSSQIHLKWKTECVDVAHVGYMIYYCSISSPRTLGCKEPEMKINVTDKTLDHFLLENLHPYVTYKIEIAMYSDTHIGPRSVPLVNTTMEAAPSPPRNLVTERVTNNSISLRWEPPAHINGGKMFYWVFYNGQFLKHDVEEPSTNVTFTLDNLDAFTEYNITVTAETVKPSNSTEPVHARTLVGNPLVIGQPSTNSSNDSKLTIGWNSPSKPSGCVEFYELMVKANQIIVYQQRKTECQLREPICQNRDSSKYEFMVRAVNVDVIGPIKTAFEELSCSDRWTELNNMWPELKRFVAHAECGTSDAIAMQSNGYSWLNELPPNIRLHYGPWSEPLAHWCSMESKNTLAIFFLVGIAIASGVAMCSYSYVKVKHVLQVKVIIPDGLNDITGSGKPSGFGAVIGPAGIIFTEHHRVDHIMTSGSTKEASYSKEQNQCLLPSSSSSGGSIADLSSHEPRSSADYCSNSGCCEDDSTSFYDQEAERQDLHGYSDDTTESIENSHEAHQGSTSSRSAANDDLGASFGRTNIGTMNLPIMPVTPMEGKGSQNRSSSAMPITVTSGYVPAPVVNTVKQPISSNGYLQIGALNNGGMMAPLDTMQKSYNPKMAAAAPISGYVTHKQLSDYGQHLK from the exons ATGATCATGAATCGTATTGTGTTTGTAGTATTAATCTGCTGGGTGAGTTGCGTGACTTCAAAAAATCGACTCGAAAATGCGGCCGCGCTAGGAT gGATAATTCCGACAGAACCCATTTACCGTGAGGTAAATGATTCTTTCTCATTGCAATGTACGCTTAACATGCGTTCCATAGAGGCACGATGGTCAAACAGCAGCAATCTCATGTTTTTCCAAGGCGATGTGCCAGTACCGCGCGAACAAGTGAAG ATACTTAATGATTCCACAATTGAGCTTGTGGTAGAGAATGCGGAACCGCACATGAATTTTGCATACACATGCAAAGTCAACGATACGAAGGGTGTGGGTATCCGCAGCGTTTATATTGGGCACAAACCGCGAGAGGTAAGGGACTTCAAGTGTCGTGCTCCGCTCTGGGATAAGCATATGGAGTGCACCTTCACACCGGACCCCAATTCGATGGCTGCAACGTATGAattggtgttttattttaaaccagTTATACAAAATTTCACCTgtaaactcgagacagataaTGAGACAAATCTAACGAAGTGCATCATCAACGTCGATACGGGATATCGAAATGTCAACGAAAAATACTATTTCGTTCTGACCGCGTCCAATCACCTGGGCACGCTAAGCCAACGCTTCATTATAAATCATTTCGATGTGGTTATTCCTCATGCGCCGATCGGGTGCGTTATCGAGGACGTAACGTCAAACAGCGCAGTACTTAAGTGGAGCAAGTGGTACAAGTACGATGGGTTCAGTCGAAATTTTATCTGCGAAGTTAAGCTGCTGTCAATTTTTGATAATAACGTATGGCGCACAGTAAGCAACGAGGGATTGCAGCTGAACCACCGGGTGTATACACTGCCTTTGCGGAATCTGCCGTACGCCGCGACACCGTACGATGTGCGCATTAGGATGCGTACCAACTCGACGGAGACGGATAGTGATTTGTGGTCAAACCATACGAGCTGCCTATTTGACACCTTGCCCCGCAAACCTGATATGCCTCCGGAAGTGGCCATCGGCGCCTTTGAGAACTCGAACGAACACCATCTGTTCATATACTGGCGTGAGCTGGACGACTGGCAGCATAACGCACGCAGTGGATTCCACTACAATATCACTCTGATTGATCAGCACGGAAGAATTGT CGAACACCTTAACGCCACCGGGGGCATGATCGATCGACATCATTTAGTTGACATGAATTACACATTCGTAATAAAAAGTGCCAACCCGGAAGGCATGTCCGAACAAGCCAGCAAGGTGTTTGTTCCAGCTCGTCGTCATCGCCTTGACAAGCCTTCAATCGACAAGTTGCTATCGGATTCGGGCAAATTTACGCTGTCCTGGAAACCTCCTTCAAGGATCCACTCTCCAATTACAAGCTACACCGTGTTCTGGTGCAATACGACTAGCAACTCTCCGAACGATTGCAATGGATCTATAAACTTTACCAGTGTTGCCGCAGATCAGACCACTTTCGTGCTGAGCGATGTTGGGTCTACGATTAACTTTGCGGTAGCGGCTAACGCTGGGCGTGTGTCGTCTGGGATGGTGTGGGCAGCGTGTACAGCTACGCACAAAACCGACATTGGGAAACTGAAGACTATCTGGATCAGTGAGATGGATTCGTCGCAAATTCATCTCAAGTGGAAAACGGAATGCGTTGATGTGGCACATGTGGGATACATGATCTACTACTGTTCGATCTCGTCTCCACGTACGCTCGGATGCAAGGAACCAGAGATGAAGATTAATGTGACGGATAAGACTCTGGACCACTTTCTGTTGGAAAATCTCCATCCATACGTGACTTACAAAATTGAAATTGCCATGTACTCCGATACGCACATTGGACCACGCAGCGTGCCGTTAGTAAATACTACTATGGAAGCAG CTCCATCACCGCCACGAAACTTAGTAACGGAAAGAGTAACAAATAACAGCATATCACTCCGCTGGGAACCTCCGGCACACATAAACGGTGGAAAGATGTTCTACTGGGTGTTTTACAATGGTCAATTTTTAAAGCATGATGTTGAGGAACCGAGTACAAATGTTACATTTACGCTCGATAATCTGGACGCATTCACTGAGTACAATATCACGGTCACTGCTGAAACGGTGAAACCTTCGAACAGCACTGAACCGGTGCATGCTCGAACGCTGGTAGGGAATCCTTTAGTGATCGGACAGCCGAGTACGAACAGCTCGAACGATTCCAAGCTAACGATTGGATGGAACTCTCCGTCGAAACCTTCTGGCTGTGTAGAGTTTTACGAATTAATGGTGAAAGCCAATCAGATAATTGTGTACCAACAGCGCAAGACGGAATGTCAACTGAGGGAACCAATATGCCAAAATCGAGACAGCTCAAAGTACGAGTTTATGGTGCGCGCAGTAAACGTTGACGTTATCGGTCCGATAAAGACAGCTTTCGAGGAGTTGTCGTGCAGTGATCGCTGGACGGAGCTGAATAATATGTGGCCCGAGCTAAAACGCTTCGTAGCGCACGCAGAATGTGGAACGAGCGATGCGATAGCCATGCAATCGAACGGATATTCTTGGCTTAATGAACTACCACCTAATATTCGTCTACACTACGGTCCGTGGTCTGAACCGTTGGCACACTGGTGCTCGATGGAGAGTAAGAACACGTTGGCAATTTTTTTCCTAGTAGGCATAGCAATTGCCAGCGGTGTAGCGATGTGTAGTTACTCGTACGTTAAAGTAAAGCATGTTCTGCAAGTGAAGGTTATCATACCAGACGGACTGAATGATATAACAGGATCCGGCAAACCATCCGGTTTTGGCGCTGTCATTGGGCCAGCGGGTATCATCTTTACGGAACATCACCGTGTCGATCACATCATGACGAGTGGTTCCACCAAAGAGGCCAGTTACAGTAAGGAGCAGAATCAATGTCTGTTAccgtcctcgtcctcctcgggTGGTAGTATAGCCGACTTAAGCAGCCATGAGCCACGATCTTCGGCAGACTATTGTAGCAACAGTGGATGCTGTGAAGACGACAGTACAAGCTTTTACGatcaggaagcagaaagaCAAGACCTACATGGG TACAGTGACGATACTACGGAATCTATAGAAAATAGCCACGAAGCGCACCAAggcagtaccagcagcagatCGGCAGCAAACGATGATTTGGGCGCATCTTTTGGACGCACCAATATTGGAACCATGAATCTCCCAATAATGCCTGTAACACCGATGGAAGGCAAGGGTAGTCAGAACAGATCATCATCGGCCATGCCGATTACTGTCACTTCAGGCTACGTTCCAGCACCGGTAGTTAAT ACTGTTAAACAACCTATCAGCTCAAATGGCTACTTACAAATCGGAGCCCTTAATAACGGTGGCATGATGGCGCCTTTGGATACGATGCAGAAATCGTACAATCCAAAAATGGCAGCCGCAGCACCAATATCAG GATACGTGACGCATAAACAGTTATCAGACTATGGGCAACATTTGAAATAA